In Terriglobales bacterium, the genomic stretch GGCGAGGACGGTCCCAGCCAGCAGGCGGTGGAGGACTTCGCCCTGATGTGCTCGCTGCCCGGCTTCGTGGTGGTGTGCCCGGCCGACGAGCACGCCGCCCGCGCCCTGGTGCATGGCATGGCCGAACACGTGGGGCCGTGCTACATGCGCACCGGGCGGCCCAAGGTCCCGGTGATCTACAGCGCCGAAGAGAAATTCGAGATCGGCAAGGCCAAGGTACACGGCAGCGGGCGCGACGCCGCCATCGTGGCCTGCGGCCTGGAGGTGGGCTACGCCCTCGAGGCGCAAGCGCGATTGGAGGAAGAGGGCATCCACGCCCGCGTCGTGGACATGCACACCCTGAAGCCGCTGGACGACGCCGCCATCGCGCAGGCGGCGCGCGAGTGCGGCGCCCTGGTCAGCGCCGAGGAGCACGTACTCGACGGCGGGCTGGGCGCGCGCGTGGCCGCCTCCGCCGCCGCCAGCCATCCCGTGCCCATGGAGTTCGTGGGCCTGCGCAACACCTACGCCGAGTCCGGCACCCCCGAGCAGTTGGTGGAGAAGTACGGCCTCACCGCTCCGCACATCGGCGCCGCCGTCAAGCAGGTGCTGAAGAGGAAGAAGTAGAGCCCACCCCGGCCTCCCGGCCAGCGACCTTGGTAATCTTGGCCCCTCGCGGGGAGGGGCCTAGCATGCCTGGGTCATGACACTGCGCGCTCTCCTCCTCTGCCGCGATGTCCGGGTCCTGGCCGTGCTGCCACGCCTGCTGGAGCGGGCTAAGATCCAGGTCGAGCGTTGCGCCGCCGCGCCCCAAGCGCTGGAGCGGCTGGCGCGCAGCAAGTACGAGGCCGTGATCGTGGATTGCGACGATGCTGCGGCCGCCGCCGAGGTGCTGAAGAGCGTCCGCTCCGCCCCCTCCAACCGCCGGGCGCTGACTCTGGCACTGGTGACGGGCGCCGCTCCCGCCGTCTCCGCCGGCCTGGGCGCCAACTTCGTCCTGGAGAAGCCCATCGCCGCCGAGCGCGCGGCCCGCGTCCTGCGCGCCGCCTACGGCCTGATGACCCAGGAGCGCCGCCGCTATCACCGCCTGCCCTCCAACCAGGTCGTCTACCTCAGCTACGACAGCGTGCTTGACCAGCGGGCGGTGATGCTGAACCTGAGCCAGGGAGGGGTGGCGCTGCGCGGGGTGGCGGGCGTGCCCGCGCACCGTCCCGTGTTCCTGCGCTTCTCCCTGCCCGGGCTGGGCCAGAGCATCGAGGCCCAGGCGGAAACCACCTGGGCCCGGGGCGAGCGCCTGGGAGTGAAGTTCGTGAAGCTGGCCCCCACCGCCCAGCGGCGGCTGGAACTGTGGCTGGGGATGCGGCTGGATGGGCGCGACTTCGCCTTGGCGCCCGCCGCTCTGACTCTGCCGGACTGAGGCAGACCGCCGCCAAGCATCTTCTCGCCGCCCGCCGTTTCGTGTAGTATGACCTCACCTCGGCTCTGCAGCATCTGTACCCTCCCCAGGTCCAACGCCAAGTCAGAACGTTTTTTGTGGTGGGAGAGCCATGCGCAAAACCCGCGGTTTCT encodes the following:
- a CDS encoding transketolase C-terminal domain-containing protein, producing MEASAAPMVPVESAGRNNVKAATPKFELKMGLATREAYGQALAELGRANPNVVALDADLAKSTFSATFAKDFPERFITCGIAEADMVSIASGLALAGKIPFASSFAVFLCDKAYDQLRMCVAYPGVNAKFCGSHGGISIGEDGPSQQAVEDFALMCSLPGFVVVCPADEHAARALVHGMAEHVGPCYMRTGRPKVPVIYSAEEKFEIGKAKVHGSGRDAAIVACGLEVGYALEAQARLEEEGIHARVVDMHTLKPLDDAAIAQAARECGALVSAEEHVLDGGLGARVAASAAASHPVPMEFVGLRNTYAESGTPEQLVEKYGLTAPHIGAAVKQVLKRKK
- a CDS encoding PilZ domain-containing protein; protein product: MTLRALLLCRDVRVLAVLPRLLERAKIQVERCAAAPQALERLARSKYEAVIVDCDDAAAAAEVLKSVRSAPSNRRALTLALVTGAAPAVSAGLGANFVLEKPIAAERAARVLRAAYGLMTQERRRYHRLPSNQVVYLSYDSVLDQRAVMLNLSQGGVALRGVAGVPAHRPVFLRFSLPGLGQSIEAQAETTWARGERLGVKFVKLAPTAQRRLELWLGMRLDGRDFALAPAALTLPD